The Rahnella aquatilis CIP 78.65 = ATCC 33071 genomic sequence TCGCCAGTTCTTTGTAGAACGGCACGTTGGAGTCGCCGTTGATGGTGGAAATCACGGCGGTTTTGCCGCCCGCGGAGAATTTCTTAATGTTGGAAACGATGGTCTGATAATCGCTGTAACCGAACGGTGTATAGACTTCTTCGATGTCGCTGTCTTTCACGCCTTTGGAATGCAGGAAGGCGCGCAGGATTTTGTTGGTGGTGCGCGGATAGACGTAGTCAGTGCCGAGCAGGAAGAAGCGTTTGGCCGCACCGCCGTCTTCACTCATCAGATATTCCACCGCAGGAATGGCCTGCTGGTTAGGCGCGGCACCGGTATAGAACACGTTTGGCGACATCTCTTCACCTTCGTATTGCACCGGATAGAAAAGCAGGCCGTTCAGTTCTTCAAATACCGGCAGCACAGATTTACGCGACACCGACGTCCAGCAGCCAAACACTACCGCGACTTTATCCTGCGTCAGCAACTGGCGGGCTTTCTCAGCAAACAGCGGCCAGTTAGAGGCCGGATCGACCACCACTGGCTCGAGCTTTTTGCCGAGCACGCCGCCTTTGGCGTTGATGTCGTCAATAGTCATCAGCGCGATGTCTTTCAGCGGAGTTTCTGAAATGGCCATGGTGCCGGAAAGCGAATGCATGATACCGACTTTGATGGTCTCAGCTGCCTGCGCGCTCCAGGCTAAGCCCATGCTGACTACGCTGGCGGAAAGAGCAAAGGCTTTAATAAAACGTCGACGTTGCATAGATGAATCCTCTGTAAAATTGCTGTGATTTAAATAGGTTAAGAGAACGCGGGTATGGTGAAAGTCGAAACAACATTTAAAAAAGTCATGACGGGTTGCCTTCGTCACTTTCCGCCCTGGCCCGGTGCAGCATATGCAAAGTAATTTTGCGTACCTCGGCCTTACTGACGGCAATATGATCGTGTAACTGGCGCTGCGCCTCCTCAGTGTGTTGCTGGATGATGGCGAGCAAAATGCTCGCGTGTTCTTTATAAGTGGCATTCACACGCTCACCTTTGGTGAAATCCAGCCGCCGGATGATGCGGATTTTTTCCGTCAGCTCGCGGTGGATACGCGCCATTTCGGCGTTTCCGGCCGCTGCCACCAGCGTCATGTGAAACTCTTCGTCATAACGCGACACCAGCTGACCCTCCGCCAGTTGCGGCTGATCGACCCAGAAGGCTTTCAGTTCGGCCAGTTGCAGCGGCTGAGCGGCGGGCGGCAGCGCACACAGACGCTTTACCGCTTCCAGTTCCAGCACGATACGCAGATCGTACAACTGCTCGAAAAAGTCGAAATCGAACGGGCGAACCTGCCAGCCGCTGCGGAAAAACACTTCGACATAGCCTTCGTGCTCCAGCCAGAACAGCGCCTGACGTACCGGTGTGCGGCTGACTTCCATGCGGTCAGCGATGTCGTTTTCGCTGAACCGGTCACCGGGCAACAGGCGGAAGCTAAAAATGTCGTCTTTCAGCTGCTGATAGATGCGTTCCGCCAGCCCTTCCGGGCGGCTTTTACTGCGTGAAGATTTAGATCCCGTGAGTTGCATAAAATATTCCCTGTTGTTCCCGATAGTGTTAAACGGCTGCGTCCAGCCACAGCAGCGCATCACCTGGCCCGACCGGACGGCCTTGCTGGCAACTGATTTTCAGTACGGTACCGGCGCACGGCGCGTTGACCGACAGCTCCATTTTCATGGCTTCGACGACGATCAGCGGCTGGCCTTCTTCTACCTGCTGACCCGGCTGCACCAGGATTTTCCAGACATTGCCGTTAAGGTCGGCGCTGACTAAGTGCCCGTCCTGATCTGCGTCGTCTTCCACTAACTGCACGGCGTTGGCGGCGGCTTCCACTGCGACGCTTTCAGCCTCATGCCAGTGCGCCACTTCGCGGGTAAACGCATCAGCTTGTCTGGCGCGAAAATCAGCAATATCGGCGGCGTTGTCGGCAAGAAATTGGGTGTATTGCGCAAAATCGAATTCTGTCTCTTCGATGTGAATTTGTGCCCGTCCTTCGCGGAAGGCTTCGCGCTGAATGTCCAGTTCGGCTTCGGTGACCTCATAGAACCGCACCTGATCAAAGAAGTGCAGCAGCCACGGCTCGCCGTTTTTGAACTGCTCATTCTTAAGAAACTTGTTCCAGATCGGCAGCGTGCGGCCGACCAGCTGATAGCCGCCCGGCGAATCCATGCCATAAATGCACATGTACATGCCGCCGATGCCGACCGTGCCTTCGGCGGTGAAGGTGCGCGCCGGGTTGTATTTGGAACTCAGCAGGCGATGGCGCGGATCGACCGGCACCGCGCAGGGTGCGCCGAGATAGACATCGCCCAGCCCGAGGATCAGGTAGCTGGCGTCGAAAATGATGTTTTTCACCTCGTCGCGGCTCGACAGTCCGTTCGTGCGCTGGATGAAATCGACGTTATTGGGCAGCCACGGTGCATCGGCACGTACGGTTTGCTGATAGCGTTCGACCGCGCCAAGT encodes the following:
- a CDS encoding GntR family transcriptional regulator — its product is MQLTGSKSSRSKSRPEGLAERIYQQLKDDIFSFRLLPGDRFSENDIADRMEVSRTPVRQALFWLEHEGYVEVFFRSGWQVRPFDFDFFEQLYDLRIVLELEAVKRLCALPPAAQPLQLAELKAFWVDQPQLAEGQLVSRYDEEFHMTLVAAAGNAEMARIHRELTEKIRIIRRLDFTKGERVNATYKEHASILLAIIQQHTEEAQRQLHDHIAVSKAEVRKITLHMLHRARAESDEGNPS
- the urtA gene encoding urea ABC transporter substrate-binding protein produces the protein MQRRRFIKAFALSASVVSMGLAWSAQAAETIKVGIMHSLSGTMAISETPLKDIALMTIDDINAKGGVLGKKLEPVVVDPASNWPLFAEKARQLLTQDKVAVVFGCWTSVSRKSVLPVFEELNGLLFYPVQYEGEEMSPNVFYTGAAPNQQAIPAVEYLMSEDGGAAKRFFLLGTDYVYPRTTNKILRAFLHSKGVKDSDIEEVYTPFGYSDYQTIVSNIKKFSAGGKTAVISTINGDSNVPFYKELANQGVKATDVPVVAFSVGEEELRGIDTKPLVGDLAAWNYFQSVDNPTNKKFVAEWKAYAKAHKLPNADNAVTNDPMEATYVGIHMWAQAVEKAGTTDVDKVRAAMAGQTFAAPSGFTLTMDKTNHHLHKPVMIGEIESNGQFNVVWQTDKPIRAQPWSPYIAGNDKKPDTPVKTVN